The proteins below come from a single Isoptericola dokdonensis DS-3 genomic window:
- the kduD gene encoding 2-dehydro-3-deoxy-D-gluconate 5-dehydrogenase KduD: MTTSPFDLTGRCAVVTGAGRGLGQAVAVGLARAGADLVLLGRPGRQEATRDLVAALGAKVDVVDLDVSDLDAVAEVAADLDRSHQVDVLVNNAGIIDRADSVDVGRDDWQRVVDVNLTGLFFLTQQLGAPMVARGHGKVVSIASLLSFQGGLRVASYAASKHGVAGLTKALANEWGPRGVQVNAIAPGYMVTDNTTALREDPDRSRSILERIPAGRWGTPEDVAGAAVFLASSAADYVNGHVLVVDGGWMAR; this comes from the coding sequence GTGACCACCTCCCCGTTCGACCTGACCGGCCGGTGCGCCGTCGTCACCGGGGCCGGTCGCGGCCTCGGCCAGGCGGTCGCCGTCGGGCTCGCCCGGGCGGGGGCGGACCTCGTCCTGCTCGGTCGTCCCGGCCGTCAGGAGGCCACCCGCGACCTGGTCGCCGCGCTCGGCGCGAAGGTCGACGTCGTCGACCTCGACGTGAGCGACCTCGACGCGGTCGCCGAGGTCGCCGCCGACCTCGACCGTTCCCACCAGGTCGACGTGCTGGTCAACAACGCCGGGATCATCGACCGCGCCGACTCCGTCGACGTCGGCCGCGACGACTGGCAGCGCGTGGTCGACGTCAACCTCACCGGGCTGTTCTTCCTCACCCAGCAGCTCGGTGCCCCGATGGTCGCGCGCGGCCACGGCAAGGTCGTCAGCATCGCCAGCCTGCTGTCCTTCCAGGGCGGCCTGCGGGTGGCGTCCTACGCGGCGAGCAAGCACGGCGTCGCCGGGCTCACCAAGGCGCTCGCCAACGAGTGGGGGCCGCGCGGCGTGCAGGTCAACGCCATCGCCCCCGGCTACATGGTCACCGACAACACCACGGCGCTCCGCGAGGACCCGGACCGCTCGCGGTCCATCCTCGAGCGCATCCCGGCCGGTCGGTGGGGCACCCCGGAGGACGTCGCCGGTGCGGCCGTCTTCCTCGCCTCGTCGGCCGCCGACTACGTCAACGGCCACGTCCTGGTCGTCGACGGCGGCTGGATGGCCCGCTGA
- a CDS encoding sugar ABC transporter substrate-binding protein, giving the protein MRFTSRPAAAVIGVTLAATALTGCTEEAVGTSGPTEAAAACDPADVKLVGQVRNESNPYEAAWLDGGDAFAEQVGLTQERLTYDGDSTRQQEQISQLLAGDTDCLVMNVLPNGDSDTPPIVEGAEGAGAYLVTQWNKPADLNVADYQYWLSHITYDGVASGKQIGDALAEAIGGSGGIIALQGILDTGAAKDRFAGLEESLAANTGVELLDDQTANFSRAEALEVTKTLLSKHGDDVKGIWAANDDMALGALEALQQAGRTDVAVVGIDAVPDALTAIEDGAMTATVSSDGPWQGGIGLAIGYCVATGELAVEDIAAEDRAWFAEQFLITADNVADFTSPETDPADFECANVFNRSQGAIS; this is encoded by the coding sequence ATGAGGTTCACTTCTCGACCCGCCGCCGCCGTCATCGGCGTCACCCTCGCGGCCACCGCGCTCACCGGCTGCACGGAGGAGGCCGTCGGCACCAGCGGCCCCACCGAGGCGGCCGCCGCCTGCGACCCCGCCGACGTCAAGCTGGTCGGCCAGGTCCGCAACGAGTCCAACCCGTACGAGGCCGCCTGGCTCGACGGCGGCGACGCCTTCGCCGAGCAGGTCGGTCTCACCCAGGAGCGGCTCACCTACGACGGCGACTCGACCCGTCAGCAGGAGCAGATCAGCCAGCTCCTCGCCGGCGACACCGACTGCCTCGTCATGAACGTCCTGCCCAACGGCGACTCCGACACCCCGCCCATCGTGGAGGGCGCCGAGGGCGCCGGCGCCTACCTCGTCACCCAGTGGAACAAGCCGGCCGACCTGAACGTCGCCGACTACCAGTACTGGCTGTCGCACATCACGTACGACGGCGTGGCGTCGGGCAAGCAGATCGGCGACGCGCTGGCCGAGGCCATCGGCGGCTCGGGCGGCATCATCGCCCTCCAGGGCATCCTCGACACCGGCGCCGCCAAGGACCGGTTCGCCGGCTTGGAGGAGTCGCTCGCCGCGAACACCGGCGTCGAGCTCCTCGACGACCAGACCGCCAACTTCTCCCGCGCCGAGGCGCTCGAGGTCACCAAGACGCTGCTCAGCAAGCACGGTGACGACGTCAAGGGCATCTGGGCGGCCAACGACGACATGGCGCTCGGCGCGCTCGAAGCGCTCCAGCAGGCGGGTCGCACCGACGTCGCCGTGGTCGGCATCGACGCCGTGCCGGACGCGCTCACCGCGATCGAGGACGGCGCCATGACGGCCACCGTCTCCAGCGACGGCCCGTGGCAGGGCGGCATCGGTCTCGCCATCGGCTACTGCGTCGCCACCGGCGAGCTCGCCGTGGAGGACATCGCCGCCGAGGACCGTGCCTGGTTCGCCGAGCAGTTCCTCATCACCGCCGACAACGTCGCGGACTTCACGTCGCCGGAGACCGACCCCGCCGACTTCGAGTGCGCGAACGTCTTCAACCGGTCGCAGGGCGCGATCTCGTGA
- a CDS encoding ABC transporter permease — protein MAPPADAEVVTSRRPRARRGVSLRDTGPSIALVVVFAVFAALSPGFRTLSNVQNIMDAAAVLAVVTCGVTFVLMMGSIDLSTPGIMGASAITVALLVANNRNDNDLGMLGVAVAVLLAAALGCLSGLALVALKVPSFMTTLGVSAVGLGVATLLFAGVQPNITDEMLEGWAVERTLGLSHLTWIAVACVLVGWSVQRWTRLGRYAYAIGGAEEVLGLSGVKVAPFKVGVFTMAGAFYGLAGVMVTSQLGAGLVQAGKGYDFSAITAAVVGGTLLSGGRGGVLHSAVGVLLVTVLTNGLVQVGVSPYWQGGVQGLIVVAAVAAAVIPQRRRNQVTK, from the coding sequence ATGGCACCCCCCGCCGACGCCGAGGTCGTGACCTCGCGACGCCCCCGCGCCCGGCGGGGGGTGTCGCTCCGTGACACCGGCCCGTCGATCGCCCTGGTCGTCGTGTTCGCCGTCTTCGCGGCGCTCAGCCCGGGCTTCCGGACGCTGTCCAACGTGCAGAACATCATGGACGCCGCCGCGGTGCTCGCGGTCGTGACGTGCGGCGTCACGTTCGTGCTCATGATGGGCTCCATCGACCTGTCCACCCCCGGGATCATGGGGGCCTCGGCGATCACGGTCGCCCTGCTGGTCGCCAACAACCGCAACGACAACGACCTGGGGATGCTCGGCGTCGCCGTCGCCGTCCTGCTGGCCGCCGCGCTCGGCTGCCTCAGCGGCCTCGCGCTGGTCGCCCTCAAGGTCCCCTCCTTCATGACCACGCTCGGCGTCTCCGCCGTGGGTCTCGGCGTGGCCACCCTGCTCTTCGCGGGGGTCCAGCCGAACATCACCGACGAGATGCTCGAGGGCTGGGCGGTCGAGCGGACGCTCGGGCTGTCCCACCTCACGTGGATCGCGGTGGCCTGCGTGCTCGTGGGCTGGTCGGTCCAGCGCTGGACCCGGCTCGGCCGGTACGCGTACGCGATCGGCGGCGCCGAGGAGGTCCTCGGGCTGTCCGGCGTGAAGGTCGCCCCGTTCAAGGTGGGGGTCTTCACCATGGCGGGCGCGTTCTACGGGCTCGCCGGGGTCATGGTGACCAGCCAGCTCGGCGCCGGCCTCGTCCAGGCGGGCAAGGGCTACGACTTCTCCGCCATCACGGCGGCGGTGGTCGGCGGCACCCTGCTCTCCGGCGGTCGTGGCGGCGTCCTGCACTCCGCCGTCGGCGTCCTGCTCGTCACCGTGCTCACCAACGGCCTCGTGCAGGTCGGCGTGAGCCCGTACTGGCAGGGCGGCGTCCAGGGCCTCATCGTCGTCGCGGCCGTCGCGGCCGCGGTCATCCCCCAGCGTCGTAGGAACCAGGTGACGAAGTGA
- a CDS encoding sugar ABC transporter ATP-binding protein: protein MNLQIEPDAPAPATAPALEVRGLVKHFPGVKALDGVDLVVHQHEVLGLAGENGAGKSTLLKALVGLVRPDAGEILVRGQQVKLRSIMDAADHGIGMVFQEQSLVPNLTVAENIVLGSEGPGVRGGLYRWDTLRGLAQEQLDKIGSHIDPLARTDTLSFADRQMVEIAKVLRIEQRSSHPPVIILDEPTSVLEPKEIDALFTQVRRLREFASVVFVSHRLDEVLDVCDRVAVLRGGRSEGEVVAQGAEPEDLHRMMIGATSSADHYHDAVCERTDAPPTPRLVVRGLTGATFQDVDLDVHAGEIVGIVGVHGSGREDVCRALFGAEATTAGEATLDGEALDLSGTRAACAAGIGYVPAERKTEGMVGPMSVADNMLLTKQSARCAGPLVRPRKQARLVDTWIERLSIRTPHRSTPIGRLSGGNQQKVVLARWLVGGDVRLLLLDHPTRGLDVGARSEVYRLMRELANSGVATVLLADSLEEAIGMSDRIVVMSDGRATAEVAAPAGGKPTPLDLVKEMV from the coding sequence ATGAACCTGCAGATCGAGCCCGACGCGCCCGCCCCGGCCACCGCCCCCGCCCTCGAGGTCCGCGGGCTCGTCAAGCACTTCCCGGGCGTCAAGGCGCTCGACGGCGTCGACCTGGTCGTGCACCAGCACGAGGTGCTGGGCCTCGCCGGGGAGAACGGTGCCGGCAAGTCCACCCTGCTCAAGGCCCTCGTGGGCCTGGTGCGGCCCGACGCCGGGGAGATCCTCGTGCGCGGGCAGCAGGTGAAGCTGCGCAGCATCATGGACGCCGCCGACCACGGCATCGGCATGGTGTTCCAGGAGCAGTCGCTCGTGCCGAACCTCACCGTCGCCGAGAACATCGTGCTCGGCAGCGAGGGCCCCGGCGTCCGCGGCGGCCTCTACCGCTGGGACACCCTGCGCGGGCTCGCCCAGGAGCAGCTCGACAAGATCGGGTCGCACATCGACCCGCTCGCCCGCACGGACACCCTGTCGTTCGCCGACCGGCAGATGGTCGAGATCGCCAAGGTGCTCCGCATCGAGCAGCGCTCCTCGCACCCGCCCGTCATCATCCTCGACGAGCCCACCTCGGTGCTCGAGCCGAAGGAGATCGACGCGCTGTTCACGCAGGTGCGCCGGCTGCGGGAGTTCGCGTCCGTCGTGTTCGTCTCGCACCGCCTCGACGAGGTGCTCGACGTCTGCGACCGCGTCGCCGTGCTCCGCGGCGGCCGGTCCGAGGGCGAGGTCGTCGCCCAGGGTGCCGAGCCCGAGGACCTGCACCGCATGATGATCGGCGCGACCAGCTCCGCCGACCACTACCACGACGCCGTCTGCGAGCGCACCGACGCGCCCCCCACCCCCCGCCTGGTGGTGCGCGGCCTGACGGGCGCGACGTTCCAGGACGTCGACCTGGACGTGCACGCGGGGGAGATCGTCGGCATCGTCGGCGTCCACGGCTCCGGCCGCGAGGACGTCTGCCGGGCGCTGTTCGGCGCCGAGGCCACCACCGCCGGCGAGGCCACCCTCGACGGCGAGGCGCTCGACCTGTCCGGCACCCGCGCCGCGTGCGCCGCCGGCATCGGGTACGTGCCCGCGGAGCGCAAGACCGAGGGCATGGTCGGCCCGATGTCGGTGGCCGACAACATGCTGCTCACCAAGCAGAGCGCGCGGTGCGCGGGCCCGCTCGTGCGGCCCCGCAAGCAGGCGCGGCTCGTGGACACGTGGATCGAGCGGCTGTCGATCCGCACCCCGCACCGCAGCACCCCCATCGGGCGGCTGTCGGGCGGCAACCAGCAGAAGGTGGTGCTGGCCCGCTGGCTGGTGGGCGGCGACGTCCGGCTCCTGCTGCTCGACCACCCGACCCGCGGCCTCGACGTCGGTGCCCGCTCGGAGGTGTACCGCCTCATGCGCGAGCTCGCCAACAGCGGCGTCGCCACCGTGCTGCTCGCCGACAGCCTCGAGGAGGCCATCGGCATGTCCGACCGGATCGTCGTCATGAGCGACGGCCGTGCGACCGCCGAGGTCGCCGCCCCCGCGGGCGGCAAGCCGACCCCGCTCGACCTCGTCAAGGAGATGGTCTGA
- a CDS encoding ABC transporter permease, producing MSTSVLTPAAAPATVVARPTVGQRVTSFMPLIALAALLGALAIADPGFLSQSSLTAVVRTAAPLVVLAAGATVVVLCGGIDLSIAALCSLATVFFAMWLPDLGGLTIAAVVAATAVIGAVQGVAHVLLRIPSFIVTLGGMSIFAAIALVISDAGPIRVVDREATAWLDLYLAGVVPMAFVVALVVVALISAALRFTPLDSWVRAIGYSESAARLAGSPVDRVKIAAFTVSGACAGLAAVMLVSRNFSGSPTMADNLLLPAVAAIVVGGTAITGGHGSVWRSLAGALVVTLLRVGLPIVGVPSAYEQILYGAIIVAAVALTLDRSKVQIIK from the coding sequence GTGTCCACGTCCGTCCTCACCCCGGCGGCCGCACCGGCGACCGTCGTCGCTCGCCCCACCGTCGGCCAGCGCGTGACGTCGTTCATGCCGCTCATCGCGCTGGCCGCCCTGCTGGGGGCGCTGGCGATCGCGGACCCCGGGTTCCTCAGCCAGTCCAGCCTCACGGCGGTGGTGCGGACCGCGGCGCCGCTGGTCGTGCTCGCGGCCGGGGCCACGGTGGTGGTGCTGTGCGGCGGCATCGACCTGTCGATCGCCGCGCTCTGCTCCCTGGCGACCGTGTTCTTCGCGATGTGGCTGCCCGACCTCGGCGGGCTGACGATCGCCGCGGTCGTCGCCGCGACGGCCGTCATCGGGGCCGTGCAGGGCGTCGCCCACGTGCTCCTGCGCATCCCGTCGTTCATCGTCACGCTCGGCGGCATGAGCATCTTCGCGGCGATCGCGCTGGTGATCTCCGACGCCGGACCCATCCGGGTCGTCGACCGTGAGGCCACCGCGTGGCTCGACCTCTACCTCGCGGGCGTGGTGCCCATGGCGTTCGTCGTCGCGCTGGTCGTCGTGGCGCTCATCTCGGCCGCGCTCCGGTTCACCCCGCTCGACAGCTGGGTGCGGGCCATCGGCTACTCGGAGTCCGCGGCCCGGCTGGCCGGGTCGCCGGTCGACCGGGTCAAGATCGCCGCGTTCACCGTGTCCGGCGCCTGCGCCGGGCTCGCCGCGGTCATGCTCGTCTCCCGCAACTTCAGCGGCAGCCCCACCATGGCGGACAACCTGCTGCTGCCCGCCGTGGCGGCGATCGTCGTCGGCGGCACCGCCATCACCGGCGGGCACGGCTCGGTGTGGCGCAGCCTCGCCGGCGCGCTCGTCGTCACCCTGCTCCGCGTCGGCCTGCCCATCGTGGGTGTGCCGTCCGCCTACGAGCAGATCCTCTACGGCGCGATCATCGTCGCCGCCGTCGCCCTCACCCTCGACCGGTCCAAGGTGCAGATCATCAAGTAG
- a CDS encoding aldehyde dehydrogenase family protein — MSASAPLLPAVSSFLSSRKQLLIDGEWVDAKDGQTFTTLNPATEDVLVEVAQASAVDADRAVVAARTAFEDGSPWSRMTPRERSHLLWRIGDMIEERAEEFAQLESLDNGKSLASARGDVGVAAELFRYFAGWATKMEGTSIPMSVPGKQFHAYTRREAIGVVAGIVPWNFPLTMAAFKIVPAITAGNTVVLKPAEQTPLTALRLGELLLEAGVPAGVVNVLPGFGDAGAALVDHAGVDKVAFTGSTEVGKKIAAGASRNLKKVSLELGGKAPNIVFADADLDAAIAGAALAGYFNEGQCCVNGSRLYVQRSVFDEVVEGVAAAARAIKVGDAFDPATTMGPLVSAEQHEKVMGYVRGAVSDGATIAAGSPDAAADRGYFFAPTLITGVTEQMAVQTDEIFGPVVTAIPFDTEDEVVAAANNTVYGLAAGVWSKDLGTAHRVGGRLRAGTVWLNTWHADDVTLPRGGYKQSGWGRELGSFGLDDYTELKTVIAELR, encoded by the coding sequence ATGTCCGCGAGCGCACCCCTCCTGCCCGCCGTCTCCTCGTTCCTGTCCTCCCGCAAGCAGCTCCTCATCGACGGGGAGTGGGTCGACGCGAAGGACGGCCAGACCTTCACCACGCTCAACCCTGCGACCGAGGACGTCCTCGTCGAGGTCGCCCAGGCGTCCGCCGTCGACGCCGACCGGGCCGTCGTCGCGGCCCGCACCGCCTTCGAGGACGGCTCGCCCTGGTCGCGCATGACGCCGCGCGAGCGCTCGCACCTGCTGTGGCGCATCGGCGACATGATCGAGGAGCGGGCCGAGGAGTTCGCGCAGCTCGAGTCGCTCGACAACGGCAAGAGCCTCGCGTCCGCCCGCGGCGACGTCGGTGTGGCCGCGGAGCTGTTCCGCTACTTCGCCGGCTGGGCCACCAAGATGGAGGGCACCTCCATCCCCATGTCGGTGCCCGGCAAGCAGTTCCACGCGTACACCCGCCGTGAGGCGATCGGCGTCGTGGCGGGCATCGTGCCGTGGAACTTCCCGCTGACGATGGCCGCGTTCAAGATCGTCCCGGCGATCACCGCCGGGAACACGGTCGTCCTCAAGCCGGCCGAGCAGACCCCGCTGACGGCGCTGCGCCTCGGCGAGCTGCTGCTCGAGGCCGGCGTCCCCGCGGGCGTCGTCAACGTGCTGCCCGGGTTCGGCGACGCGGGCGCGGCGCTGGTCGACCACGCCGGCGTCGACAAGGTCGCCTTCACCGGCAGCACCGAGGTCGGCAAGAAGATCGCCGCGGGCGCGTCGCGGAACCTCAAGAAGGTGTCCCTGGAGCTCGGCGGCAAGGCGCCCAACATCGTCTTCGCCGACGCCGACCTCGACGCCGCGATCGCCGGTGCGGCGCTCGCGGGCTACTTCAACGAGGGCCAGTGCTGCGTCAACGGCTCGCGCCTGTACGTCCAGCGCAGCGTCTTCGACGAGGTCGTCGAGGGCGTCGCGGCGGCCGCGCGCGCGATCAAGGTCGGCGACGCGTTCGACCCGGCCACGACGATGGGCCCGCTGGTCTCGGCGGAGCAGCACGAGAAGGTCATGGGCTACGTGCGCGGCGCGGTGTCCGACGGCGCCACCATCGCGGCGGGCAGCCCCGACGCGGCCGCGGACCGCGGGTACTTCTTCGCGCCGACGCTCATCACCGGCGTCACCGAGCAGATGGCCGTCCAGACGGACGAGATCTTCGGCCCGGTCGTCACGGCGATCCCGTTCGACACGGAGGACGAGGTCGTGGCCGCCGCGAACAACACCGTCTACGGCCTGGCCGCGGGCGTGTGGTCGAAGGACCTCGGCACCGCGCACCGCGTCGGTGGCCGCCTGCGGGCCGGCACCGTCTGGCTCAACACCTGGCACGCCGACGACGTCACCCTCCCGCGGGGTGGCTACAAGCAGTCCGGCTGGGGCCGCGAGCTCGGCTCGTTCGGCCTCGACGACTACACGGAGCTCAAGACGGTGATCGCCGAGCTCCGGTGA